A stretch of the Mycolicibacterium celeriflavum genome encodes the following:
- a CDS encoding oxygenase MpaB family protein, whose translation MTELVEKNDRIDDALPLGPQSLVWRYFGDNRMYLIGPRPAVLQNMLAELGQGVLDHSVFFDDTAARVKRSLPPIFNTVYGSDDDHPGSRVRDFHTEIKGDMPDGKRYHALDPDTYFWAHATFVDQVLYFADTFVKRLSREEKEQIYLESKTWYRRYGVSDRPMPATYDEFERYWDRMLDEIVVAHQTARYGVGYVTRGFPCPKGVPRWAWRLIAPVFNPLAAFLTTGGLPPRARALLELPWSDRQERRYQRFAAVWRSRPVNWVWDRLPMSVRYNSYAQKGYARA comes from the coding sequence ATGACCGAGTTGGTGGAAAAGAACGACCGCATCGATGACGCGCTGCCGCTGGGGCCGCAGTCGCTGGTGTGGCGCTACTTCGGGGACAACCGGATGTACCTGATCGGTCCGCGGCCTGCGGTGCTGCAGAACATGCTCGCCGAGCTCGGCCAGGGCGTGCTCGACCATTCGGTGTTCTTCGACGACACCGCGGCCCGGGTGAAACGGTCGCTGCCGCCGATCTTCAACACGGTCTACGGCTCCGACGACGACCATCCCGGCAGCCGGGTGCGCGACTTCCACACCGAGATCAAGGGTGACATGCCGGACGGTAAGCGCTATCACGCGTTGGATCCGGACACCTACTTCTGGGCACACGCGACATTCGTCGATCAGGTGCTGTACTTCGCCGACACCTTCGTCAAGCGGTTGAGCCGCGAGGAGAAGGAACAGATCTACCTCGAGTCGAAGACGTGGTACCGCCGCTATGGCGTGAGCGACCGGCCGATGCCTGCCACCTACGACGAATTCGAGCGCTACTGGGACCGCATGCTCGACGAGATCGTCGTCGCTCACCAGACCGCACGGTACGGAGTCGGCTACGTGACAAGGGGTTTCCCCTGCCCCAAAGGCGTTCCCCGATGGGCGTGGCGGCTGATCGCGCCGGTGTTCAACCCCTTGGCGGCGTTCCTGACCACCGGCGGCCTCCCGCCACGCGCCCGCGCACTGCTCGAACTGCCCTGGAGTGACCGCCAGGAGCGGCGCTACCAGCGCTTCGCGGCGGTGTGGCGGTCGCGGCCGGTCAACTGGGTGTGGGACCGTCTGCCAATGTCCGTGCGCTACAACAGCTATGCGCAAAAGGGCTATGCCAGGGCCTGA
- a CDS encoding DUF3093 domain-containing protein has protein sequence MTDNGAPPQVLFYEQGASWWWVSAGPAAAIAMGLIQASAGYGFQLLMPGIFLVLVSGFLGIQVKAARVHTSVELTPEFLRQGTERIRTDEIVRIYPEATGSETPKWQAARALGELTGVPRGRTGIGLKMTNDRTAQAWARKPQRLRQALTQLIEERIPPA, from the coding sequence GTGACCGACAACGGGGCTCCGCCCCAGGTGCTGTTCTACGAGCAGGGAGCCAGCTGGTGGTGGGTGTCGGCAGGGCCGGCGGCGGCGATTGCCATGGGGTTGATCCAGGCCTCCGCAGGCTACGGCTTCCAGTTGCTGATGCCCGGGATATTCCTCGTGCTCGTCAGCGGCTTCCTCGGGATTCAGGTCAAGGCCGCGCGCGTGCACACCTCGGTCGAGTTGACGCCGGAGTTCCTGCGGCAGGGCACCGAACGCATCCGCACCGACGAGATCGTGCGGATCTACCCCGAAGCGACCGGCAGCGAGACGCCGAAGTGGCAGGCGGCACGGGCGCTCGGCGAGCTCACCGGCGTTCCGCGTGGCCGCACCGGCATCGGGCTGAAGATGACCAATGACCGCACCGCGCAGGCGTGGGCACGCAAGCCGCAGCGGCTGCGGCAGGCGTTGACCCAGCTGATCGAAGAGCGCATCCCACCGGCATGA
- the hemB gene encoding porphobilinogen synthase, whose translation MAFPRHRPRRLRATPAIRRLVAETTLEPRQLVLPMFVADGISEPREIHSMPGVVQHTRDSLRRAAADAVAAGVGGVMLFGVPRDEDKDPTGSVGVAEDGILNVALRDLAKDLGDDTVLMADTCLDEFTDHGHCGVLDAAGRVDNDLTNRRYVELAVAQADSGAHVVGPSGMMDGQVAAIRDGLDAAGHTDTVILAYAAKFASGFYGPFRDAVGSSLRGDRRTYQQNPGNAREALHEVELDIDEGADIVMVKPAMGYLDIVRAAADLSPVPVAAYQVSGEYSMISAAAANGWIDLQTVALETLTGIRRAGADIVVTYWAADVAGWLA comes from the coding sequence GTGGCCTTTCCTAGGCATCGGCCTCGCAGACTGCGTGCCACGCCGGCGATTCGGCGACTCGTCGCCGAAACCACTTTGGAGCCGCGACAACTGGTGCTGCCGATGTTCGTCGCCGACGGTATCTCGGAACCGCGCGAAATTCACTCCATGCCCGGCGTCGTGCAGCACACGCGCGACTCGCTGCGTCGCGCCGCCGCCGACGCCGTCGCGGCGGGCGTGGGCGGTGTGATGCTGTTCGGCGTGCCGCGCGACGAGGACAAGGATCCCACCGGGTCCGTGGGGGTGGCCGAGGACGGCATCCTCAACGTCGCGCTGCGCGATCTTGCCAAGGACCTCGGCGACGACACGGTGCTGATGGCCGACACCTGCCTCGACGAATTCACCGACCACGGCCACTGCGGAGTGCTCGACGCCGCGGGCCGGGTTGATAATGACCTGACCAACAGGCGATACGTGGAACTCGCTGTGGCACAAGCTGATTCGGGAGCACACGTCGTCGGGCCGAGCGGCATGATGGACGGACAGGTCGCCGCGATCCGGGACGGCCTGGACGCCGCAGGGCACACCGACACGGTGATCCTGGCCTACGCCGCGAAGTTCGCTTCCGGTTTCTACGGCCCGTTCCGGGACGCGGTGGGGTCGAGCCTGCGCGGGGATCGCCGTACCTATCAACAGAATCCGGGCAACGCCCGGGAGGCGCTGCACGAGGTCGAACTCGACATCGACGAGGGCGCCGACATCGTGATGGTCAAGCCCGCGATGGGCTACCTCGATATCGTGCGTGCGGCCGCGGACCTCTCGCCCGTGCCGGTGGCCGCTTATCAGGTGTCCGGCGAGTATTCGATGATCAGCGCCGCGGCCGCCAACGGTTGGATCGATCTGCAGACGGTCGCGCTGGAGACCCTGACGGGCATCCGGCGGGCCGGCGCCGACATCGTGGTGACCTACTGGGCGGCCGACGTCGCCGGTTGGCTGGCGTGA
- a CDS encoding bifunctional uroporphyrinogen-III C-methyltransferase/uroporphyrinogen-III synthase: MTGQTSGRGRKPKPGRITFVGSGPGDPGLLTTRARTVLGNAALVFTDPDVPEAVLALVGSELPPPSGPEPATEAQADGDTAGNDASTIPGGPDIRSAVGDPAEVAKTLIAEARTGVDVVRLVAGDPLSVDAVISEVSALAKSHLNFEIVPGLPDTTAVPTYAGLPLGSAHTVADVRDPHVDWAALAAAPGPLILHATATHLADAARTLIEYGLTSTTPVVVTAGGTTCQQRSVETTLAGLLDKAVLDKPAGIEPAGPLAGPLVVTIGKTVANRAKLNWWESRALYGWTVLVPRTKDQAGEMSDKLEGHGALPIEVPTIAVEPPRSPAQMERAVKGLVDGRFQWVVFTSTNAVRAVWEKFNEFGLDARAFSGVKIACVGQATADRVRAFGINPELVPAGEQSSLGLLDEFPPYDDVFDPVNRVLLPRADIATETLAEGLRERGWEIEDVTAYRTVRAAPPPAHTREMIKTGGFDAVCFTSSSTVRNLVGIAGKPHARTIVACIGPKTAETAAEFGLRVDVQPEVAAVGPLVEALAEHAARLRAEGALPPPRKKSRRR; encoded by the coding sequence ATGACAGGCCAGACCAGCGGGCGGGGGCGCAAGCCGAAGCCGGGCCGCATCACGTTCGTCGGTTCGGGTCCCGGTGACCCCGGACTGCTGACGACGCGGGCCCGCACCGTGCTCGGCAACGCCGCCCTGGTGTTCACCGATCCCGACGTGCCGGAGGCGGTGCTGGCCCTGGTGGGTAGCGAGCTGCCGCCCCCGTCGGGCCCCGAGCCCGCGACGGAAGCGCAGGCCGACGGCGACACCGCGGGCAACGACGCGTCGACCATCCCGGGCGGACCCGACATTCGATCGGCCGTCGGCGATCCGGCCGAGGTGGCCAAGACCCTGATCGCCGAGGCCCGCACGGGCGTCGACGTGGTGCGGCTGGTCGCCGGGGATCCACTGTCGGTGGACGCGGTGATCAGCGAGGTGTCGGCGCTGGCGAAGTCGCATCTGAACTTCGAGATCGTGCCGGGCCTACCGGACACCACCGCGGTGCCCACGTACGCGGGCCTGCCGCTGGGATCGGCCCACACCGTGGCCGACGTCCGCGACCCGCACGTCGACTGGGCGGCGTTGGCCGCCGCTCCGGGGCCGCTGATCCTGCACGCCACGGCGACCCACCTGGCCGATGCGGCGCGCACGCTGATCGAGTACGGGCTGACCTCCACCACGCCGGTGGTGGTGACGGCCGGCGGCACGACGTGCCAGCAGCGTTCGGTCGAGACGACGTTGGCCGGGCTGCTCGACAAGGCGGTGCTGGACAAGCCGGCGGGCATCGAGCCGGCCGGCCCGTTGGCCGGTCCGCTGGTCGTGACCATCGGCAAGACGGTGGCCAACCGCGCCAAGCTGAACTGGTGGGAGAGCCGCGCACTGTACGGCTGGACCGTGCTGGTGCCGCGCACCAAGGACCAGGCCGGCGAGATGAGCGACAAGCTGGAGGGTCACGGGGCGCTTCCCATCGAGGTGCCCACCATCGCGGTGGAACCGCCGCGCAGCCCCGCGCAGATGGAGCGTGCGGTCAAGGGTCTGGTCGACGGCCGATTCCAGTGGGTGGTGTTCACCTCCACCAATGCGGTCCGCGCGGTGTGGGAGAAGTTCAACGAGTTCGGTCTCGACGCGCGGGCCTTCTCGGGGGTGAAGATCGCCTGCGTCGGCCAGGCCACCGCCGACCGGGTGCGGGCGTTCGGCATCAACCCCGAACTGGTGCCCGCCGGTGAGCAGTCGTCGCTCGGCTTGCTCGACGAATTCCCGCCGTATGACGACGTTTTCGATCCGGTTAACCGCGTGCTGCTGCCGCGTGCCGACATCGCCACCGAGACGCTGGCCGAGGGCCTGCGCGAACGTGGTTGGGAGATCGAGGATGTCACGGCGTACCGCACGGTTCGCGCGGCACCGCCACCCGCGCACACCCGCGAAATGATCAAGACCGGTGGCTTCGACGCGGTCTGCTTCACCTCGAGCTCGACGGTTCGCAACCTGGTCGGCATCGCGGGCAAACCGCACGCGCGGACCATCGTCGCGTGCATCGGGCCCAAAACCGCCGAGACCGCAGCCGAATTCGGCCTGCGGGTGGATGTGCAGCCCGAAGTCGCCGCCGTCGGCCCGCTGGTGGAGGCGCTCGCCGAACACGCCGCCCGGTTGCGCGCCGAGGGTGCACTGCCGCCGCCGCGTAAGAAGAGCCGGCGTCGCTGA
- the hemC gene encoding hydroxymethylbilane synthase: protein MTAIRIGTRASLLAMTQAGAIRDALIANGHAAELVTISTEGDRNQGPIADIGVGVFTAALREAIHDGRVDAAVHSYKDLPTAHDPRFVIAAVPPREDPRDALVARDGMVLGELPAGSVVGTSSPRRAAQLRALGLGLEIRPLRGNLDTRLNRVSNGDLDGIVVARAGLARIGRLADVTETLEPVQMLPAPAQGALAVECRADDTELAALLAELDDADTRAAVTAERALLARLEAGCSAPVGAIAEVVESIDEDGNVFEEVSLRGCVAALNGSDVIRASGVGTPDRARELGLSVAEELFDLGARELMADAN, encoded by the coding sequence TTGACCGCAATTCGGATAGGCACCCGGGCCAGTCTGCTGGCGATGACCCAGGCCGGCGCGATCAGAGATGCGCTCATCGCCAACGGGCACGCCGCAGAACTGGTCACCATCTCCACCGAGGGCGACCGCAACCAGGGCCCCATCGCCGACATCGGCGTCGGGGTGTTCACCGCCGCCCTGCGGGAGGCCATCCACGACGGCCGGGTGGACGCCGCGGTGCACTCCTACAAAGATCTACCGACCGCGCATGACCCGCGCTTCGTCATCGCCGCAGTTCCTCCGCGCGAAGACCCGCGGGATGCGCTGGTCGCCCGTGACGGCATGGTGCTCGGCGAGTTGCCTGCGGGTTCGGTGGTCGGCACGTCGAGCCCGCGACGGGCCGCGCAGCTTAGAGCACTGGGTCTCGGTTTGGAAATCCGCCCCCTAAGAGGCAACCTGGATACCAGGTTGAACAGGGTTAGCAACGGTGATCTCGACGGCATCGTAGTCGCACGGGCGGGACTGGCTCGCATCGGGCGACTGGCCGATGTCACCGAGACGCTCGAGCCGGTGCAGATGTTGCCAGCGCCGGCTCAAGGTGCGCTCGCGGTCGAGTGCCGCGCAGACGACACCGAGCTTGCCGCGCTGCTGGCGGAGTTGGACGACGCCGACACGCGCGCGGCAGTCACCGCTGAACGGGCCCTGCTCGCCCGACTGGAGGCGGGTTGTTCCGCACCGGTGGGCGCGATCGCGGAGGTGGTCGAGTCCATCGATGAGGACGGCAACGTCTTCGAAGAGGTGTCGCTACGCGGCTGCGTGGCGGCGCTGAACGGATCCGACGTGATCCGCGCGTCCGGTGTCGGCACTCCCGACCGGGCCCGGGAGTTGGGGCTCTCGGTGGCCGAGGAGCTGTTCGACCTCGGGGCGCGCGAGCTCATGGCGGACGCCAACTGA
- a CDS encoding glutamyl-tRNA reductase produces MSVLLFGVSHRSAPVSVLEQLSTDESDQAKIVDKVLQSSLVTEAMVLSTCNRVEVYAVVEAFHGGLSVIGQVLSEHSGMGLGDLTKYAYVRYAEAAVEHLFAVASGLDSAVIGEQQVLGQVRRAYATAEANHTVGRTLHELSQRALSVGKRVHTETGIDAAGASVVSVALGMAENKLGSLAGRTAVVIGAGAMGSLAAKHLTRAGLDRIHIVNRSLPRAKRLAANIRDLGVEAHAFPFDHLPPLLTDADVVISCTGAVRPVVSLADVHRGLAHGQELKQLVICDLGMPRDVDPAVAGLPGVYVVDMERIQREPSARAAASDAEAARAIVAAEVANYLAGQRMAEVTPTVTALRQRAADVVEAELLRLDNRLPGLDATHRDEVAKTVRRVVDKLLHAPTVRVKQLASAPGGDSYAEALRELFELDQQAVDAVAGPEMPLIAPDLDKAE; encoded by the coding sequence GTGAGCGTGCTGCTTTTCGGGGTTTCGCACCGCAGCGCGCCGGTGTCGGTGCTCGAACAACTGAGCACCGATGAATCCGATCAGGCAAAGATCGTCGACAAGGTGCTGCAGTCCTCCCTCGTCACCGAGGCGATGGTGCTGTCCACCTGCAACCGGGTCGAGGTCTACGCCGTCGTCGAGGCGTTCCACGGCGGGTTGTCGGTCATCGGCCAGGTGCTCTCCGAGCACTCCGGTATGGGCCTGGGCGACCTCACCAAATACGCCTACGTGCGATACGCCGAAGCCGCCGTCGAGCACCTGTTCGCCGTCGCGTCCGGGCTGGACTCCGCCGTCATCGGAGAACAGCAGGTGCTCGGCCAGGTGCGGCGCGCCTATGCGACCGCCGAAGCCAACCACACCGTGGGCCGCACGCTGCACGAACTGTCGCAGCGGGCGTTGTCGGTCGGCAAGCGGGTGCACACGGAGACCGGGATCGACGCCGCCGGCGCCTCGGTGGTGTCGGTGGCGCTCGGCATGGCCGAGAACAAGCTCGGCTCGCTGGCGGGCCGCACCGCGGTGGTGATCGGCGCGGGCGCGATGGGCTCGCTGGCCGCCAAGCACCTGACACGCGCCGGCCTCGATCGCATCCACATCGTGAACCGGAGCCTGCCGAGGGCCAAGCGGCTCGCCGCGAACATCCGCGACCTGGGCGTCGAGGCCCATGCCTTCCCGTTCGACCATCTGCCGCCGCTGCTCACCGACGCCGACGTGGTCATCAGCTGCACCGGCGCGGTGCGGCCCGTGGTCTCCCTGGCCGACGTGCACCGTGGCCTGGCGCACGGGCAAGAACTCAAGCAGCTGGTGATCTGCGATCTCGGCATGCCACGCGACGTCGATCCCGCGGTGGCGGGGCTGCCCGGCGTCTACGTCGTCGACATGGAGCGCATCCAACGTGAGCCGTCGGCCCGCGCCGCCGCCTCCGACGCCGAAGCCGCCCGCGCAATCGTCGCCGCCGAGGTCGCCAACTATCTGGCCGGCCAGCGAATGGCCGAGGTCACCCCGACCGTCACCGCGTTGCGCCAGCGCGCCGCCGACGTGGTCGAGGCCGAACTGCTCCGGCTGGACAACCGGCTGCCGGGGCTGGACGCGACCCACCGCGACGAGGTCGCCAAGACCGTGCGCCGGGTGGTCGACAAACTTCTGCACGCCCCGACGGTGCGGGTCAAACAGCTGGCCAGCGCGCCCGGCGGCGACAGCTACGCCGAAGCCCTGCGCGAGCTGTTCGAGCTCGACCAGCAGGCCGTCGATGCCGTCGCTGGACCCGAAATGCCTTTGATCGCACCAGATCTCGACAAGGCCGAGTAG
- a CDS encoding glutaredoxin family protein, whose amino-acid sequence MDRQVELLTRDGCTICRRVADQLAGLADELGFALVITDVDAAAAAGEPALRAEFGDRLPVVLLDGAEHSYWEVDEPRLRADLAQ is encoded by the coding sequence GTGGACCGGCAGGTGGAGTTGCTGACGCGTGACGGCTGCACGATCTGCCGACGGGTCGCCGACCAGCTCGCCGGGCTCGCCGACGAACTGGGCTTCGCGCTGGTCATCACCGACGTCGACGCGGCAGCCGCGGCCGGCGAGCCCGCGCTGCGCGCGGAGTTCGGTGATCGTTTGCCGGTGGTGCTGCTCGACGGCGCCGAGCACAGTTACTGGGAGGTCGACGAGCCCCGGCTGCGTGCCGACCTGGCGCAGTGA
- a CDS encoding HAD family hydrolase — translation MSESGRVEGEQLAGPASAANQQRAGEASAEQAVTGLVLEAPTTPSPPPPDLTAAAFFDVDNTLVQGSSLIHFARGLAARKYFTYGDVAKFLYAQAKFQLTGRENSDDVAAGRRKALAFIEGRSTAELMAVGEEIYDEIIADKIWPGTRALAQMHLDAGQQVWLVTATPYELAATIAKRLGLTGALGTVAESVDGVFTGRLVGDILHGTGKAHAVRSLAIREGLNLRRCTAYSDSFNDVPMLSLVGTAVAINPDADLRDVARERGWEIRDFRTARKAARIGVPSALALGAAGGALAAVVSRRQDGR, via the coding sequence GTGTCCGAGTCCGGTCGCGTCGAAGGCGAGCAGTTGGCGGGACCAGCCTCTGCCGCCAATCAGCAGCGCGCCGGTGAGGCGAGCGCCGAGCAGGCCGTCACCGGTCTGGTTCTCGAGGCGCCCACGACCCCGTCGCCGCCGCCGCCCGACCTGACCGCGGCGGCGTTCTTCGACGTCGACAACACGCTGGTGCAGGGCTCATCGCTGATTCACTTCGCCCGCGGGCTGGCCGCCCGCAAGTACTTCACCTACGGCGACGTCGCGAAGTTCCTCTACGCGCAGGCCAAGTTCCAGCTGACCGGCCGCGAGAACAGCGACGACGTCGCCGCCGGGCGTCGCAAGGCGCTGGCGTTCATCGAGGGCAGGTCGACGGCCGAGCTGATGGCCGTCGGCGAGGAGATCTACGACGAGATCATCGCCGACAAGATCTGGCCGGGCACCCGTGCGCTGGCGCAGATGCATCTCGACGCCGGCCAGCAGGTGTGGCTCGTCACCGCGACGCCGTACGAACTGGCCGCGACGATCGCCAAGCGGCTGGGCCTGACCGGGGCGTTGGGCACCGTCGCGGAGTCCGTCGACGGGGTGTTCACCGGACGCCTGGTCGGCGACATCCTGCACGGCACCGGCAAGGCCCATGCGGTGCGATCGCTGGCCATCCGCGAAGGGCTCAACCTGCGTCGTTGCACGGCCTACTCGGACAGCTTCAACGACGTGCCGATGCTGTCGCTGGTCGGCACCGCGGTGGCGATCAACCCCGACGCGGACCTGCGCGATGTCGCCCGTGAGCGAGGCTGGGAAATCCGCGATTTCCGCACCGCCCGCAAGGCCGCGCGCATCGGCGTGCCTTCGGCGCTCGCCCTGGGCGCGGCGGGTGGGGCGTTGGCGGCCGTCGTGTCCCGTCGCCAGGACGGCCGCTGA
- a CDS encoding FAS1-like dehydratase domain-containing protein yields the protein MAIAENIIGTHYRYPDYFEVDREKIREFARAVKDEHPAHFSEEAAKECGYDSLIAPLTFLAVAGRRVQLEIFNQFDVPINMERVLHRDQKITFHRPIVAGDKLFFDSYLDSVTESHGAVVTEVRGEVTDADGNPVLTSIVTVMGEAQSDTEADEVSERIAAARDQAIAKMIAKQSTSNG from the coding sequence ATGGCTATCGCTGAGAACATCATCGGCACTCACTACCGCTACCCCGATTACTTCGAGGTCGACCGGGAGAAGATCCGAGAGTTCGCCCGCGCGGTCAAAGACGAGCACCCGGCCCACTTCAGCGAAGAGGCCGCCAAGGAATGCGGTTATGACTCGTTGATTGCGCCGTTGACGTTCCTCGCGGTCGCCGGTCGCCGTGTCCAGCTCGAGATCTTCAACCAGTTCGACGTGCCGATCAACATGGAGCGGGTGCTGCACCGCGACCAGAAGATCACCTTCCACCGCCCGATCGTGGCCGGCGACAAACTGTTCTTCGACTCCTACCTCGACTCGGTGACCGAATCACACGGGGCGGTCGTCACCGAAGTTCGCGGCGAGGTCACCGACGCCGACGGGAACCCGGTCCTGACGAGCATCGTCACCGTGATGGGCGAGGCGCAGTCCGACACCGAGGCCGACGAGGTGAGCGAGCGCATCGCCGCCGCCCGCGATCAGGCGATCGCGAAAATGATTGCCAAGCAAAGCACTTCGAACGGCTAG
- a CDS encoding lysophospholipid acyltransferase family protein, whose amino-acid sequence MAGESKAKVIPLHANSGRAAAQRRNAARTQGSRRHPSQASDPLGRASAEDIAAVVREIDDRRAGAAGAPTADETPTELAKRIAAVAEFVRKRMMGDYLVDEFGFDAHLNNAIFLPLLRVFFKSWFRVEVSGVEHLPETGAALVVANHAGVLPFDGLMASVAVHDHHPAHRDLRLLAADMVFDLPMVGQAARKAGHTMACTADAHRLLAAGELTAVFPEGYKGLGKHFKDRYKLQRFGRGGFVSAALRTKAPIVPCSIVGSEEIYPMIGDVKLLARLLGLPYFPITPFFPLAGAAGMVPLPSKWHIQFGEPIETAEYDETAADDPMITFELTDQVRETIQQTLYQLLAQRRNMFLG is encoded by the coding sequence GTGGCGGGCGAGTCCAAGGCGAAAGTCATTCCGCTGCACGCGAATTCGGGCCGTGCGGCGGCACAACGGCGCAACGCCGCGCGCACGCAGGGCTCCCGCCGACATCCCTCGCAGGCCTCGGATCCGCTCGGCCGCGCCTCCGCCGAGGACATCGCCGCCGTCGTCCGTGAGATCGACGACCGCAGGGCAGGCGCCGCCGGTGCCCCGACCGCCGACGAGACGCCCACCGAACTCGCCAAGCGGATAGCCGCAGTCGCCGAATTCGTCCGCAAGCGGATGATGGGCGATTACCTCGTCGACGAATTCGGATTCGACGCACATCTCAACAACGCAATCTTTTTGCCTTTGCTGAGAGTGTTCTTCAAGTCGTGGTTCCGCGTCGAGGTCAGCGGTGTCGAGCATCTGCCCGAGACCGGTGCCGCGCTGGTGGTCGCCAACCACGCCGGGGTCCTGCCGTTCGACGGGTTGATGGCCTCGGTGGCGGTGCACGACCACCACCCGGCGCACCGGGACCTGCGCCTGCTGGCCGCCGACATGGTCTTCGACCTGCCGATGGTCGGTCAGGCCGCGCGCAAGGCCGGCCACACGATGGCCTGCACCGCCGATGCGCACCGCCTGCTGGCCGCCGGCGAGCTGACCGCGGTTTTCCCGGAGGGCTACAAGGGCCTGGGCAAGCACTTCAAGGACCGCTACAAGCTGCAGCGCTTCGGTCGCGGGGGCTTCGTCTCGGCCGCGCTGCGCACCAAGGCGCCCATCGTGCCGTGCTCGATCGTCGGCTCCGAGGAGATCTATCCGATGATCGGCGACGTCAAGCTGCTGGCCCGGCTGTTGGGCCTGCCGTACTTCCCGATCACGCCGTTCTTCCCGCTCGCGGGCGCCGCGGGGATGGTCCCGCTGCCGTCGAAGTGGCACATCCAGTTCGGCGAGCCGATCGAGACGGCCGAGTACGACGAGACGGCCGCCGACGACCCGATGATCACGTTCGAGCTCACCGACCAGGTGCGCGAGACCATCCAGCAGACGCTGTACCAACTGCTCGCGCAGCGCCGCAACATGTTCCTCGGCTGA
- a CDS encoding SDR family oxidoreductase, with protein sequence MDSEGRSTGHANGSDSRDAVHYPKIVLVTGACRFLGGYLTARLAQNPLINHVIAVDAIAPSKDLLRRMGRAEFVRADIRNPFIAKVIRNGDVDTVVHAAAASYAPRSGGRAALKELNVMGAIQLFAACQKAPSVQRVVLKSTSEVYGSSARDPVLFTEDTSARRPPGEGFARDSIDIEGYARGLGRRRPDIAVTILRLANMIGPAMDTALSRYLAGPLVPTVVGHDARLQLLHEQDALGALERATMAGKSGTYNIGASGIIMMSQAIRRAGRIPLPVPRSALWAVDSLRRATRYTELDREQLDYLSYGRVMDTSRMRNELGYNPKWTTVEAFDDYVRGRGLTPIVDPRWVRSMESRAVAAAQRWGR encoded by the coding sequence ATGGACTCCGAGGGTCGTTCCACTGGGCACGCCAACGGGTCTGACTCGCGCGACGCCGTGCACTATCCCAAGATCGTCCTGGTCACCGGGGCGTGCCGGTTCCTCGGCGGATATCTGACGGCCCGGCTGGCGCAGAACCCGTTGATCAATCACGTGATCGCCGTCGACGCGATCGCGCCGAGCAAGGACCTGCTGCGGCGGATGGGCCGCGCAGAGTTCGTCCGCGCCGACATCCGGAACCCGTTCATCGCGAAGGTCATTCGCAACGGCGACGTCGACACCGTGGTGCACGCGGCCGCGGCGTCCTATGCGCCGCGCTCCGGTGGGCGCGCGGCGCTCAAGGAGCTCAACGTGATGGGCGCGATCCAGCTGTTCGCGGCCTGTCAGAAGGCGCCGTCGGTGCAGCGCGTCGTGCTCAAGTCCACGTCGGAGGTGTACGGCTCGAGCGCACGCGACCCGGTGCTGTTCACCGAGGACACCAGCGCTCGACGCCCGCCGGGGGAAGGTTTCGCCCGCGACAGCATCGACATCGAGGGTTACGCGCGTGGGCTGGGGCGGCGCCGGCCTGACATCGCGGTCACCATCCTGCGGCTGGCCAACATGATCGGTCCGGCGATGGACACCGCGCTGTCGCGCTACCTCGCAGGTCCGCTGGTGCCGACCGTCGTCGGGCACGACGCCCGGTTGCAGCTGCTGCACGAGCAGGACGCGCTCGGGGCGCTCGAACGGGCGACGATGGCGGGCAAGTCGGGCACCTACAACATCGGGGCGTCCGGCATCATCATGATGAGCCAGGCGATCCGGCGGGCCGGCCGGATCCCGCTTCCCGTGCCTCGATCGGCGCTGTGGGCGGTGGATTCGCTGAGGCGCGCGACTCGCTACACTGAACTCGATCGCGAGCAATTGGACTACCTGAGTTATGGCCGAGTCATGGACACATCGCGAATGCGAAACGAACTCGGCTACAACCCCAAGTGGACCACCGTGGAAGCCTTCGACGATTACGTCCGGGGCCGCGGATTGACTCCGATCGTCGACCCGCGGTGGGTACGCTCAATGGAGAGCCGCGCCGTTGCTGCGGCGCAACGGTGGGGGCGCTAG
- a CDS encoding 30S ribosomal protein bS22, translating to MGSVIKKRRKRMSKKKHRKLLRRTRVQRRKLGK from the coding sequence ATGGGTTCAGTCATCAAGAAGCGGCGCAAGCGCATGTCGAAGAAGAAGCACCGCAAGCTGCTTCGTCGCACCCGGGTCCAGCGCAGAAAACTCGGCAAGTAA